The segment GTCGTGAATCTGTAAAACCAGCCGCGAGCGCATCCCCGCCGCGGCCAGCGCAGTGTCCAGGTCCACCATGGCCTTCTTGATGATATCGGCCGCACTTCCCTGGATCGGCGTGTTCGTCGCCACGCGCTCGGCCTGCTGGCGCCGACCGCCGTGGTCGCTCGTGATGTCGGCCAGATATCGGCGCCGGCCCATCAGCGTCGAGACGTAACCCTTGTCACGCGCATGCTCGAGCATGCTCGCATAGAATCTTTGCACTTTCGGGTATCTCTCAAAGTAGCGCTTTATATATTCCTCGGCCCTCGGCCTCTCGATTCCGAGCTCCCGGGACAGGCGCTGGGCACCCATCCCGTAGACGATCCCATAATTGACGATTTTCGCATCGCGGCGCATCTGCCGCAGGCGTTCCGGCGAGACGGTTTTCGGGTCGAAGGAGAAGACGTCGGCCGCCGTAGTCGTGTGGATGTCCTGGCCGCCGCGGAAAGCTTCGATCAGGTTCTCGTCCGCGGAAAGATGTGCCAGCACCCTCAGCTCGATCTGGTTGTAGTCGGCCGACACCAGGGCAAAGCCGGGAGGCGCGACGAACGCGGCCCGTATCTTTGCGCCTTCCTCGGTCCGGATCGGGATGTTCTGAAGGTTCGGGTCCTTCGACGAAAGACGGCCGGTAGCCGCCACCGTCTGGTTGAGCCTGGTATGGATCCGGCCGTTTTCGTCGGCCAGGCGTGGCAGGGTATCGACGTACGTCGATTTGAGCTTGGCCGCCAGGCGGTACTCCAGCACCAGCGCCGGCAGCGGATGCAGGTCGGCCAGCGATTCGAGCGCATCGCTGTCGGTCGACACGCCGGTCTTGGTCTTCTTGATCCCCTTGGACGGCAACGAAAGGCGGGTAAACAGCACGTCGCGCAGCTGGATCGGCGACAGGATGTTGAACGGCCCGCCGGCCGCCTCGTACACCTTCTCGACGAGCGCGGTCATCTTCTTCTCGAGCACCTCGGACATGGCCTGGAACGCGTCACGGTCGAGCAGGACGCCGTGGGCCTCCATCTCGCCGAGGATCGACAGCAGCGGGTGCTCGAGCCCCCGATAGAGCTGGTTGAGCTCACGACCTTCAAGTTGTGCTTGAAGTGTTTCCGCGAGCCTTGCGACCTGGTCGAATCCGGCTTCGCCGGCCATCTCGGCCTCGGGCTCCTCGCAGAGGAAGCGCCGGCAGGCGTCCTCCCGCGAATGGTCGCCGGCTTCGGGATCGCAAAGATACGAGGCCAGGCCGAGGTCCAGGCCGACCAGCCCCGGCGCCGCGTGGAATTCGCGCACCAGGCCCTTGAGATCGAAGCCGACGAGCGAAACCGCCTGCACGCGAAGCGAGGCGAGCACGGCGCGGATCTCGTCGTGGCTATCGCTGGAGGCAATCTGGCTGCCGTCGGACAGGGCCAGCATCCAAAGTCCCCCAGCTTCTTCCCGAGACGAGACCAGCAGGCGCTCGCCGTTGAGGCGCGCGGCGGCCTGCACGAACGGCTCTGCGGGCGCCGATTCGGGCGCGGATTCGAAGCCGGCCATCGAAAGCTGGGGTTCGGCCGGCGGCGCGGGCCTGGCCTTCCTGCCGGTTGTCCGGGCGGCCTTGGCAGCCACCTGCTCGTCGGCCGTAAGAGCCGGCGCCAGGCCGGTGTCGCCGGCCAGGGCTCGCATGCGCGGCACCAGGCGGTGCATCTCGAGCTCTTCGGCCAGCGCCGTAAGCTCGCCGGTGGCAAGGTGGCCGAGG is part of the Candidatus Binatia bacterium genome and harbors:
- the polA gene encoding DNA polymerase I, whose translation is MLDTSFFIFRAYHALPPLTTSKGLATGAVHGVSTMLEKLIRDKRPVLMGCCFDTARATFRRDLFPAYKANRLEPDEALKVQFPYVRRLVAALEIPCVDFGGYEADDILATLASRFEADGFDVVIVTGDKDLMQCVTDHTSLYDPMRDLVVHRGEVHEKFGVGPEAVPDVLGLMGDSSDNIPGVRGVGPKTAAQLIAHFGSIEEMLSRSAEIDSLPIRGAASVRKKIEEGADMARLCRRLAEVCRDVPVEVTAEQLHLGHLATGELTALAEELEMHRLVPRMRALAGDTGLAPALTADEQVAAKAARTTGRKARPAPPAEPQLSMAGFESAPESAPAEPFVQAAARLNGERLLVSSREEAGGLWMLALSDGSQIASSDSHDEIRAVLASLRVQAVSLVGFDLKGLVREFHAAPGLVGLDLGLASYLCDPEAGDHSREDACRRFLCEEPEAEMAGEAGFDQVARLAETLQAQLEGRELNQLYRGLEHPLLSILGEMEAHGVLLDRDAFQAMSEVLEKKMTALVEKVYEAAGGPFNILSPIQLRDVLFTRLSLPSKGIKKTKTGVSTDSDALESLADLHPLPALVLEYRLAAKLKSTYVDTLPRLADENGRIHTRLNQTVAATGRLSSKDPNLQNIPIRTEEGAKIRAAFVAPPGFALVSADYNQIELRVLAHLSADENLIEAFRGGQDIHTTTAADVFSFDPKTVSPERLRQMRRDAKIVNYGIVYGMGAQRLSRELGIERPRAEEYIKRYFERYPKVQRFYASMLEHARDKGYVSTLMGRRRYLADITSDHGGRRQQAERVATNTPIQGSAADIIKKAMVDLDTALAAAGMRSRLVLQIHDELLLEAPADEVEQVSRLVVRVMEGAASLLVPIVVDVGSGGSWAEAH